One window of the Opisthocomus hoazin isolate bOpiHoa1 chromosome 12, bOpiHoa1.hap1, whole genome shotgun sequence genome contains the following:
- the KATNB1 gene encoding katanin p80 WD40 repeat-containing subunit B1 isoform X1, with the protein MAVAVTTKTAWKLQEITAHSSNVSSLVLGSSGRLLATGGDDCRVNIWSVNKPNCIMSLTGHTTPVESLQINTNEELIVAGSQSGSIRVWDLEAAKILRTLLGHKANICSLDFHPFGSFVASGSLDTNIKLWDVRRKGCVFRYKGHTEAVRCLRFSPDGKWLASAADDHTVKLWDLAAGKIMFEFTGHTGPVNIVEFHPNEYLLASGSSDRTVRFWDLEKFQVVSCIEEEATPVRCVLFSPDGCCLYSGFQDMLRVYGWEPERCFDVVLVNWGKVADLSIRNNQLIGVSFAQSKVSSFVVDLSRVTKSGSVPHGLIRDDEPLVPPTPTGSSLRRIYDRPSTSCSKPQSRVKHNSESERRSPSSEDDRDEKESKAEIQNPEDYKEIFQPRNAICRTPPRNSEPFPAPPEDDPVTAKETVKPSQAADVQTPLPKQELQPDPVQRPPIASSTALTRTEPSVIPAARNEPIGLKASDFLPAVKNQSQAELVDEEAMSQIRKGHETMCVVLTSRHKNLDTVRAVWSTGDIKNSVDSAVAINDLSVVVDLLNIVNQKASLWKLDLCTVVLPQIEKLLQSKYESYVQTGCTSLKLILQRFLPLITDILAAPPSVGVDISREERLHKCKLCYKQLKNISNIVKNKSGLSGRHGSAFRELYLLMAVLE; encoded by the exons ATGGCCGTGGCCGTCACCACGAAGACGGCGTGGAAGCTGC AAGAGATCACGGCTCACAGCAGCAATGTGTCCTCACTAGTCCTGGGAAGTTCAGGCCGGCTGCTGGCAACAGGAGGAGATGACTGTCGGGTCAACATATGGTCAGTTAACAAGCCCAACTGCATCATG AGCCTGACAGGCCATACAACGCCCGTTGAGAGCCTACAGATCAACACGAATGAGGAACTCATTGTTGcagggtcccagtcaggatccatTCGAGTTTGGGACCTGGAAGCTGCCAAAA TTCTTCGTACCTTACTCGGACACAAAGCGAATATCTGCAGCCTTGATTTCCATCCTTTTGGAAGCTTTGTGGCATCTGGCTCTTTGGACACAAACATTAAG cTCTGGGATGTACGAAGAAAAGGCTGTGTCTTCAGGTACAAG GGTCACACAGAAGCAGTTCGATGTCTCCGCTTTAGTCCTGATGGGAAATGGTTAGCCTCTGCTGCTGATGATCACACTGTGAAG ctATGGGATCTGGCTGCTGGGAAGATAATGTTTGAGTTTACAGGTCATACCGGCCCAGTAAACATTGTTGAATTCCATCCCAATGAATACCTTTTGGCTTCTGGCAGCTCTGACAG GACAGTTCGATTCTGGGACTTGGAGAAGTTTCAAGTTGTGAGCTGTATTGAAGAGGAGGCTACTCCTGTCAG GTGTGTGCTCTTCAGCCCGGACGGCTGCTGCTTGTACAGTGGCTTCCAGGACATGCTGCGTGTGTACGGCTGGGAGCCAGAGCGCTGTTTTGATGTGGTCTTGGTGAACTGGGGAAAAGTAGCCGACTTATCTATCCGCAACAACCAGCTG ATAGGAGTTTCCTTTGCGCAAAGCAAAGTGTCTTCCTTCGTTGTGGATCTCAGCAGAGTCACAAAGTCGGGTTCCGTTCCTCACGGGCTGATCAGGGATGACGAACCTCTTGTGCCCCCTACCCCCACAGGGTCCTCCCTTCGCCGCATCTATGACAGGCCCTCAACTAGCTGCAGCAAGCCGCAAAG CAGAGTGAAGCACAACTCGGAGAGCGAGAGGCGCAGTCCCAGCAGTGAAGATGACCGGGATGAGAAGGAATCAAAGGCTGAAATTCAGAACCCAGAGGATTACAAAGAGATCTTCCAGCCCAGGAATGCTATCT GTCGAACCCCTCCTCGAAACAGTGAGCCCTTTCCTGCCCCTCCTGAGGATG ACCCCGTAACTGCAAAGGAAACGGTGAAGCCCAGCCAAGCTGCGGATGTCCAGACCCCGTTGCCAAAGCAGGAACTT CAGCCTGATCCGGTTCAGAGGCCACCGATTGCCTCCTCAACTGCCTTGACCAGAACAGAGCCGTCGGTGATTCCTGCAGCCAGGAATGAGCCCATTGGCCTGAAGGCCTCTGACTTTCTACCA GCTGTGAAAAACCAAAGCCAGGCGGAGCTTGTGGATGAGGAAGCCATGTCCCAGATCAGGAAGGGCCACGAGACCATGTGCGTGGTGCTCACCAGCCGCCACAAGAACCTGGACACCGTGCGGGCAGTGTGGAGCACTGGGGACATCAAG AACTCTGTGGACTCTGCAGTGGCCATCAATGATCTCTCTGTTGTTGTGGACCTCCTGAACATTGTCAACCAAAAAGC GTCTCTCTGGAAGCTGGATTTGTGTACTGTAGTCCTACCACAGATAGAGAAACTACTCCAAAGTAAATATGAAAG TTATGTGCAGACTGGCTGCACCTCCCTGAAACTCATTCTCCAGAGGTTCCTGCCACTGATCACAGACATCCTCGCTGCACCACCTTCTGTAGGAGTGGACATCAGCAGAGAGGAAAG GCTCCATAAATGCAAGCTGtgctacaagcagctgaaaaacaTCAGCAACATTGTCAAGAACAAGTCTGGGCTCAGCGGCCGCCACGGTAGTGCCTTTCGGGAACTGTATCTCCTGATGGCTGTCCTGGAGTGA
- the KATNB1 gene encoding katanin p80 WD40 repeat-containing subunit B1 isoform X2, whose translation MAVAVTTKTAWKLQEITAHSSNVSSLVLGSSGRLLATGGDDCRVNIWSVNKPNCIMSLTGHTTPVESLQINTNEELIVAGSQSGSIRVWDLEAAKILRTLLGHKANICSLDFHPFGSFVASGSLDTNIKLWDVRRKGCVFRYKGHTEAVRCLRFSPDGKWLASAADDHTVKLWDLAAGKIMFEFTGHTGPVNIVEFHPNEYLLASGSSDRTVRFWDLEKFQVVSCIEEEATPVRCVLFSPDGCCLYSGFQDMLRVYGWEPERCFDVVLVNWGKVADLSIRNNQLIGVSFAQSKVSSFVVDLSRVTKSGSVPHGLIRDDEPLVPPTPTGSSLRRIYDRPSTSCSKPQSRVKHNSESERRSPSSEDDRDEKESKAEIQNPEDYKEIFQPRNAICRTPPRNSEPFPAPPEDDPVTAKETVKPSQAADVQTPLPKQELPDPVQRPPIASSTALTRTEPSVIPAARNEPIGLKASDFLPAVKNQSQAELVDEEAMSQIRKGHETMCVVLTSRHKNLDTVRAVWSTGDIKNSVDSAVAINDLSVVVDLLNIVNQKASLWKLDLCTVVLPQIEKLLQSKYESYVQTGCTSLKLILQRFLPLITDILAAPPSVGVDISREERLHKCKLCYKQLKNISNIVKNKSGLSGRHGSAFRELYLLMAVLE comes from the exons ATGGCCGTGGCCGTCACCACGAAGACGGCGTGGAAGCTGC AAGAGATCACGGCTCACAGCAGCAATGTGTCCTCACTAGTCCTGGGAAGTTCAGGCCGGCTGCTGGCAACAGGAGGAGATGACTGTCGGGTCAACATATGGTCAGTTAACAAGCCCAACTGCATCATG AGCCTGACAGGCCATACAACGCCCGTTGAGAGCCTACAGATCAACACGAATGAGGAACTCATTGTTGcagggtcccagtcaggatccatTCGAGTTTGGGACCTGGAAGCTGCCAAAA TTCTTCGTACCTTACTCGGACACAAAGCGAATATCTGCAGCCTTGATTTCCATCCTTTTGGAAGCTTTGTGGCATCTGGCTCTTTGGACACAAACATTAAG cTCTGGGATGTACGAAGAAAAGGCTGTGTCTTCAGGTACAAG GGTCACACAGAAGCAGTTCGATGTCTCCGCTTTAGTCCTGATGGGAAATGGTTAGCCTCTGCTGCTGATGATCACACTGTGAAG ctATGGGATCTGGCTGCTGGGAAGATAATGTTTGAGTTTACAGGTCATACCGGCCCAGTAAACATTGTTGAATTCCATCCCAATGAATACCTTTTGGCTTCTGGCAGCTCTGACAG GACAGTTCGATTCTGGGACTTGGAGAAGTTTCAAGTTGTGAGCTGTATTGAAGAGGAGGCTACTCCTGTCAG GTGTGTGCTCTTCAGCCCGGACGGCTGCTGCTTGTACAGTGGCTTCCAGGACATGCTGCGTGTGTACGGCTGGGAGCCAGAGCGCTGTTTTGATGTGGTCTTGGTGAACTGGGGAAAAGTAGCCGACTTATCTATCCGCAACAACCAGCTG ATAGGAGTTTCCTTTGCGCAAAGCAAAGTGTCTTCCTTCGTTGTGGATCTCAGCAGAGTCACAAAGTCGGGTTCCGTTCCTCACGGGCTGATCAGGGATGACGAACCTCTTGTGCCCCCTACCCCCACAGGGTCCTCCCTTCGCCGCATCTATGACAGGCCCTCAACTAGCTGCAGCAAGCCGCAAAG CAGAGTGAAGCACAACTCGGAGAGCGAGAGGCGCAGTCCCAGCAGTGAAGATGACCGGGATGAGAAGGAATCAAAGGCTGAAATTCAGAACCCAGAGGATTACAAAGAGATCTTCCAGCCCAGGAATGCTATCT GTCGAACCCCTCCTCGAAACAGTGAGCCCTTTCCTGCCCCTCCTGAGGATG ACCCCGTAACTGCAAAGGAAACGGTGAAGCCCAGCCAAGCTGCGGATGTCCAGACCCCGTTGCCAAAGCAGGAACTT CCTGATCCGGTTCAGAGGCCACCGATTGCCTCCTCAACTGCCTTGACCAGAACAGAGCCGTCGGTGATTCCTGCAGCCAGGAATGAGCCCATTGGCCTGAAGGCCTCTGACTTTCTACCA GCTGTGAAAAACCAAAGCCAGGCGGAGCTTGTGGATGAGGAAGCCATGTCCCAGATCAGGAAGGGCCACGAGACCATGTGCGTGGTGCTCACCAGCCGCCACAAGAACCTGGACACCGTGCGGGCAGTGTGGAGCACTGGGGACATCAAG AACTCTGTGGACTCTGCAGTGGCCATCAATGATCTCTCTGTTGTTGTGGACCTCCTGAACATTGTCAACCAAAAAGC GTCTCTCTGGAAGCTGGATTTGTGTACTGTAGTCCTACCACAGATAGAGAAACTACTCCAAAGTAAATATGAAAG TTATGTGCAGACTGGCTGCACCTCCCTGAAACTCATTCTCCAGAGGTTCCTGCCACTGATCACAGACATCCTCGCTGCACCACCTTCTGTAGGAGTGGACATCAGCAGAGAGGAAAG GCTCCATAAATGCAAGCTGtgctacaagcagctgaaaaacaTCAGCAACATTGTCAAGAACAAGTCTGGGCTCAGCGGCCGCCACGGTAGTGCCTTTCGGGAACTGTATCTCCTGATGGCTGTCCTGGAGTGA